From a region of the Triticum aestivum cultivar Chinese Spring chromosome 7D, IWGSC CS RefSeq v2.1, whole genome shotgun sequence genome:
- the LOC123168271 gene encoding probable methyltransferase At1g29790, translating into MSYTTTAPLVLAISLPSPHSTPLALAEKAGARSGARDPSRPRRAGAPTSRARKSRCLPSLFSRARGRAPEPAARAMGSVSLKLPASRRRHGGPLSCLCSPAPLNLLMLLSLLCTNLLAFFAFFAASPRHDPAASAIPSSNLSAHVAAIALEIGDGASSGARLPDGLPPELLLFLTPHALPLGRDARTGLTHMPASVAASCLRSPSALALLSAFMSYAPHSACPRNSTLPRRLVSKGCEPLPRRRCLTRGPRAPLPASGMGLDHRRWAGPARGGGHEFLADDVLRLGASKIRIGLDVAGGAANFAARMRERGVTVVTSVLDGPGKPMNEFVASRGLFPLLLSPAHRFPFYDGVFDLVHVGTAALDEAGAPAMGQAATPEALEFFMFDVDRVLRAGGLLWIDSYLCQSEERRRVVAKLIERFGYKKLKWVAGEKAGGAATSTYLSAVLRKPARS; encoded by the coding sequence ATGTCATACACAACGACAGCCCCCTTGGTCCTCGCTATCTCACTCCCCAGTCCCCACTCCACTCCACTCGCTCTCGCTGAGAAAGCCGGcgcccggagtggagcccgagATCCCTCCCGGCCGCGCCGTGCCGGAGCTCCCACCAGCCGAGCTCGCAAAAGCCGCTGCCTTCCCTCCCTTTTCTCGCGCGCTCGGGGGCGGGCACCGGAGCCGGCGGCGCGCGCCATGGGGTCCGTGTCCCTGAAGCTGCCGGCGTCCCGCCGCCGCCACGGCGGGCCCCTCTCCTGCCTCTGCTCCCCGGCGCCGCTCAACCTCCTCATGCTTCTCTCCCTCCTCTGCACCAACCTcctcgccttcttcgccttcttcgcCGCCTCCCCCCGCCACGACCCCGCCGCCAGCGCAATCCCCTCCTCCAACCTCTCCGCGCACGTCGCCGCCATCGCGCTCGAGATCGGCGACGGCGCCTCCTCCGGCGCCCGCCTCCCGGACGGCCTGCCCCCGGAGCTGCTCCTCTTCCTCACCCCGCACGCGCTGCCGCTCGGCCGCGACGCGCGGACGGGGCTCACCCACATGCCGGCCTCCGTCGCCGCCTCCTGCCTCCGGTCCCCGTCCGCGCTGGCGCTCCTCTCGGCCTTCATGTCCTACGCGCCCCACTCCGCCTGCCCGCGCAACTCCAccctcccgcgccgcctcgtctCCAAGGGCTGCGAGCCGCTCCCCCGCCGCCGGTGCCTCACCCGCGGGCCCCGCGCCCCGCTCCCGGCCTCCGGCATGGGCCTCGACCACCGCCGCTGGGCCGGCCCCGCGCGCGGCGGCGGCCACGAGTTCCTCGCCGACGACGTGCTGCGCCTGGGCGCGTCCAAGATCCGGATCGGCCTCGACGTCGCCGGCGGCGCCGCCAACTTCGCCGCCCGGATGAGGGAGCGCGGGGTCACCGTCGTCACGTCCGTGCTCGACGGCCCCGGGAAGCCCATGAACGAGTTCGTGGCGTCAAGGGGCCTGTTCCCGCTGCTGCTCTCGCCGGCGCACCGGTTCCCCTTCTACGACGGGGTGTTCGACCTGGTGCACGTCGGCACCGCGGCGCTGGACGAGGCCGGGGCGCCCGCGATGGGGCAGGCGGCGACGCCGGAGGCGCTGGAGTTCTTCATGTTCGACGTCGACCGGGTGCTGCGCGCCGGCGGGCTGCTCTGGATCGACAGCTACCTGTGCCagagcgaggagaggaggcgggtgGTTGCCAAGCTCATAGAGAGGTTTGGTTACAAGAAGCTCAAGTGGGTCGCCGGAGAGAAGGCCGGCGGTGCGGCGACATCAACCTACCTCTCCGCGGTGCTGCGAAAGCCGGCAAGGAGCTGA
- the LOC123170740 gene encoding protein NRT1/ PTR FAMILY 2.13-like encodes MLSLTPWIPVYDRVVVPALRRFTKHEGGITLLQRIGVGLALSVATMLVSCFWLVPQLLLAGLSEAFGGIGQLEFFYRQFQENMRSVAGAIYCLGFALASYASGVMVTVVHRATRGRDGRPDWLAQDLDQGRIDLFYLVTAAIAAVNLIYFVVCARWYRFKESNGNDDGSHASADVELVPKMSASAAPV; translated from the coding sequence ATGCTCTCCCTCACGCCCTGGATACCCGTGTACGACCGGGTGGTGGTGCCGGCGCTCCGCCGCTTCACCAAGCACGAGGGCGGCATCACCCTGCTCCAGCGCATCGGCGTCGGCCTGGCGCTCTCCGTCGCGACGATGCTGGTGTCGTGCTTCTGGCTGGTGCCGCAGCTGCTGCTGGCGGGCTTGTCCGAGGCGTTCGGCGGCATCGGGCAGCTCGAGTTCTTCTACCGGCAGTTCCAGGAGAACATGCGGAGCGTAGCCGGGGCGATCTATTGCCTGGGGTTCGCCCTGGCGAGCTACGCGAGCGGGGTCATGGTGACGGTGGTGCACCGGGCGACGAGGGGGCGGGACGGGCGGCCGGACTGGCTGGCGCAGGACCTGGACCAGGGGAGAATCGACCTGTTCTACCTCgtcaccgccgccatcgccgccgtcaaCCTCATATACTTCGTTGTCTGCGCGCGGTGGTACAGGTTCAAGGAGTCCAACGGCAACGACGACGGCTCCCACGCCAGCGCTGACGTCGAGCTCGTCCCAAAAATGTCCGCGAGTGCGGCGCCCGTTTAG